From a single Pongo pygmaeus isolate AG05252 chromosome 12, NHGRI_mPonPyg2-v2.0_pri, whole genome shotgun sequence genomic region:
- the ID2 gene encoding DNA-binding protein inhibitor ID-2: MDAPPSANGDEGKPERVAPASADKSRPAGLGVHSEPSAVPSAVSSASGSGGLSFGAASSLPVSPSLAVSMKAFSPVRSVRKNSLSDHSLGISRSKTPVDDPMSLLYNMNDCYSKLKELVPSIPQNKKVSKMEILQHVIDYILDLQIALDSHPTIVSLHHQRPGQNQASRTPLTTLNTDISILSLQASEFPSELMSNDSKALCG, encoded by the exons ATGGACGCGCCACCTTCCGCCAATGGGGACGAAGGGAAGCCCGAGCGTGTGGCCCCGGCGAGTGCGGATAAAAGCCGCCCCGCCGGGCTCGGGGTTCATTCTGAGCCGAGCGCGGTGCCAAGCGCAGTTAGCTCAGCAAGCGGTAGCGGCGGCCTGAGCTTCGGGGCAGCCAGCTCCCTCCCGGTCTCGCCTTCCCTCGCGGTCAGCATGAAAGCCTTCAGTCCCGTGAGGTCCGTTAGGAAAAACAGCCTGTCGGACCACAGCCTGGGCATCTCCCGGAGCAAAACCCCGGTGGACGACCCGATGAGCCTGCTGTACAACATGAACGACTGCTACTCCAAGCTCAAGGAGCTGGTGCCCAGCATCCCCCAGAACAAGAAGGTGAGCAAGATGGAAATCCTGCAGCACGTCATCGACTACATCTTGGACCTTCAGATCGCCCTGGACTCGCATCCCACTATTGTCAGCCTGCATCACCAGAGACCCGGGCAGAACCAGGCGTCCAGGACGCCGCTGACCACCCTCAACACGGACATCAGCATCCTGTCCTTGCAG GCTTCTGAATTCCCTTCTGAGTTAATGTCAAATGACAGCAAAGCACTGTGTGGCTGA